In a single window of the Nilaparvata lugens isolate BPH chromosome 1, ASM1435652v1, whole genome shotgun sequence genome:
- the LOC120349557 gene encoding LOW QUALITY PROTEIN: D-malate dehydrogenase [decarboxylating]-like (The sequence of the model RefSeq protein was modified relative to this genomic sequence to represent the inferred CDS: inserted 10 bases in 9 codons; deleted 1 base in 1 codon) produces the protein MSKTSKIAAIPXDGIGREVLPEGIRVLQAAAARWDLSLEFNTFEWASCDYYQHHGQMMPDDWFEQLKXFDAIYFGAVGWPDTVPDHISLWGSLLXFRRDFEQYVNLRPVRLFPXVPCPLANKQPXDIDFYVVRENTEGEYSSLGGRMFEGTEREMVIQESVFTRQGVDRILKYAFELAQQRPXKRLTAATKSNGMAISMPYWDERVAEMARQYPDIGWDKPAHRYLCARFVLXPERFDVVVASNLFGDILSDLGPACTGTIGIAPSANLNPERNFPSLFEPVHXSAPDFSARISNPIAMIWSGARXAGFLGDGDARYRQAHDGILQAIERIIADGPRTPDMRGDASTQQVGQAIAALLQR, from the exons ATGAGCAAAACTTCAAAGATTGCCGCTATCC GGGACGGTATCGGGCGGGAAGTGTTGCCGGAAGGCATACGGGTATTGCAGGCG GCGGCGGCGCGCTGGGATCTGTCGCTGGAATTCAACACCTTCGAGTGGGCCAGCTGCGACTACTACCAGCACCACGGCCAGATGATGCCTGACGATTGGTTTGAGCAGCTCA GCTTCGACGCCATCTATTTCGGCGCCGTCGGCTGGCCGGATACGGTGCCCGATCACATTTCGCTGTGGGGTTCGCTGC AATTCCGCCGCGACTTCGAGCAGTACGTCAACCTGCGCCCGGTGCGGCTGTTTC GCGTGCCCTGCCCGCTGGCGAACAAGCAGC GCGACATCGATTTCTACGTGGTGCGCGAAAATACCGAAGGGGAATACTCTTCGCTCGGCGGGCGGATGTTCGAAGGCACCGAACGCGAGATGGTGATCCAGGAATCGGTCTTCACCCGTCAGGGCGTGGACCGCATTCTGAAATACGCCTTCGAGCTGGCGCAGCAGCGCC GCAAACGCCTGACCGCCGCCACCAAGTCCAACGGCATGGCCATCAGCATGCCGTACTGGGATGAGCGCGTGGCGGAGATGGCGCGCCAGTACCCTGATATCGGCTGGGACAAACCAGCACATCGATATCTGTGCGCGCGCTTCGTGC ACCCCGAACGCTTCGATGTGGTGGTGGCCTCCAACCTGTTCGGCGATATTTTGTCGGATCTCGGCCCGGCCTGCACCGGCACCATCGGCATTGCGCCGTCGGCCAACCTGAACCCGGAGCGCAACTTCCCGTCGCTGTTCGAACCGGTAC GCTCGGCGCCGGACTTTTCGGCAAGAATATCCAACCCGATCGCCATGATCTGGAGCGGCGCGAG TGCTGGATTCCTCGGCGACGGCGATGCCCGTTACCGCCAGGCGCACGACGGCATCCTGCAGGCGATCGAGCGCATCATCGCCGACGGGCCGCGTACGCCGGACATGCGCGGCGATGCCTCCACCCAGCAAGTTGGCCAGGCGATCGCCGCCCTGCTGCAACGCTAA